A portion of the Acidisarcina polymorpha genome contains these proteins:
- the pncA gene encoding bifunctional nicotinamidase/pyrazinamidase, producing MQITSEDVLVVVDVQNDFCPGGTLAVKDGDAVIEVIHRIAPLFADIVLTQDWHPPHHHSFAHVHEGRSAFESISLEHGTQTLWPDHCVQGTAGAELHPALGLTRAELVLRKGFHPDIDSYSAFFENDHTTATGLAGYLRERKLRRVFLVGLAYDYCVGYSALDARRLGLPAVIVRDACRAIDLDGSVQRIEAEFTESGVVLIESAELLK from the coding sequence ATGCAGATAACTTCTGAGGACGTGTTAGTAGTGGTCGACGTGCAGAATGATTTCTGCCCGGGCGGCACACTTGCGGTGAAAGATGGGGATGCCGTCATTGAGGTGATCCATCGGATCGCGCCTTTGTTCGCGGACATCGTACTGACCCAGGACTGGCATCCTCCGCACCATCATTCGTTTGCGCATGTGCATGAGGGAAGATCCGCGTTCGAATCGATCAGTTTGGAACATGGGACGCAGACTCTTTGGCCTGATCATTGCGTGCAGGGAACCGCGGGCGCTGAACTGCATCCTGCTTTAGGTCTCACTCGAGCCGAGTTGGTGTTGCGTAAAGGCTTTCATCCGGACATCGATTCCTACTCCGCTTTTTTCGAGAATGACCATACCACCGCGACGGGGCTCGCAGGATACCTGCGCGAGCGCAAGTTGCGGCGAGTCTTTCTTGTGGGGCTTGCTTATGATTACTGCGTCGGCTACTCGGCCCTCGACGCGCGCCGTCTGGGATTACCTGCGGTAATTGTCCGTGACGCTTGCCGTGCCATCGACCTGGACGGATCTGTTCAGAGAATTGAAGCGGAGTTTACCGAAAGCGGTGTGGTATTGATAGAAAGCGCCGAGCTGCTGAAGTAG
- a CDS encoding CocE/NonD family hydrolase has translation MERRFRSTLLLSALLIAVELWAQSLDIVVERNVAMKTRDGVTLHADIYHPAGNAKYPVLLERTPYDKNNAAAFAESAAKRGYVVVVQDVRGRYTSEGEWYTFKHEGEDGFDAVEWAAALPNSNGKVGMFGGSYVGATQMLAAVNHPPHLAGICPVVTASNYHENWTYQGGAFEQWFNQSWTTGLAQDTLNRKVKAASNARVGNMVLPLKQYPLFNLKISDADQTPELAPYYLDWLRHPEYDDYWKQWAIEEQYASIQVPALTVAAWYDIFQGGSLRNYKGLEEHAGNQAARDGQRLLITIGGHAGMGRKIGDVDFGPEAAQFDENQVTLAWYDFLFKGIQNEFATGKRVKIFVMGENKWRLEDDWPLQRAQATRYFLHSSGKANGATGDGTLSTVNARTEPGDGYVYDPMNPTPTVGGPLCCDGEHLAPGPKDQREVESRPDVLVYSTPALTQDTEVTGPITLDLYAKSSAVDTDFTAKLVDVGPDGFAQNLTEGILRARYRESTTSAKPIVPGEIYEYKIDLWSTSNVFLKGHKIRLEVSSSNFPRFDRNLNTGKSGNDSEEGLKANNTIYHDASHPSALVLPVTPR, from the coding sequence ATGGAAAGACGGTTTCGTTCTACATTGTTACTATCAGCGTTGCTGATCGCGGTCGAACTGTGGGCGCAAAGCCTTGATATCGTGGTGGAGCGGAACGTCGCCATGAAGACGCGCGATGGCGTGACCTTGCATGCGGACATTTATCATCCGGCAGGAAATGCGAAATATCCTGTACTACTCGAACGCACTCCTTATGACAAGAACAACGCCGCTGCCTTTGCCGAATCCGCCGCAAAGCGGGGCTATGTGGTGGTCGTGCAGGATGTCCGTGGTCGGTATACCTCCGAGGGCGAGTGGTACACCTTCAAGCATGAAGGGGAAGACGGCTTCGATGCTGTGGAGTGGGCGGCGGCTTTGCCCAATTCGAACGGCAAGGTGGGCATGTTCGGCGGCTCCTATGTCGGCGCGACTCAGATGCTGGCCGCGGTGAACCATCCCCCGCATCTTGCCGGCATTTGTCCAGTCGTCACAGCCAGCAACTATCACGAGAACTGGACCTACCAGGGAGGGGCCTTCGAGCAGTGGTTCAATCAATCTTGGACGACCGGTCTGGCGCAGGACACCTTGAACCGCAAGGTGAAAGCTGCCTCGAATGCCCGGGTCGGCAACATGGTGTTGCCCTTGAAGCAATATCCGTTGTTCAACCTGAAGATCTCCGATGCGGACCAAACGCCTGAGTTGGCGCCGTACTATCTTGATTGGCTCAGGCATCCTGAATACGACGACTACTGGAAGCAGTGGGCGATCGAGGAACAGTATGCGTCGATCCAGGTCCCGGCCTTGACCGTCGCCGCATGGTACGACATCTTCCAGGGCGGCTCACTGCGGAACTACAAGGGTCTCGAGGAGCACGCTGGCAACCAGGCGGCGCGCGACGGGCAGAGACTGCTGATTACCATTGGCGGACATGCCGGCATGGGTCGAAAGATCGGCGACGTGGACTTTGGACCTGAGGCGGCCCAGTTCGATGAGAACCAGGTAACGCTGGCGTGGTACGACTTTCTGTTCAAAGGCATACAAAACGAATTTGCGACCGGAAAGCGAGTGAAGATTTTCGTGATGGGAGAGAACAAGTGGCGGCTTGAGGATGACTGGCCGCTGCAGCGAGCACAAGCCACACGCTACTTCCTTCATTCGAGTGGCAAGGCAAATGGAGCTACCGGCGATGGGACTCTTTCGACTGTCAATGCCCGAACCGAACCAGGCGATGGTTATGTCTACGACCCGATGAATCCGACCCCCACGGTTGGAGGCCCTTTATGCTGCGATGGCGAGCATCTTGCTCCCGGACCGAAGGACCAGCGTGAGGTGGAGAGCCGGCCGGATGTGCTCGTCTATTCGACGCCCGCCCTAACGCAAGATACCGAGGTGACCGGGCCCATAACGCTTGATCTGTACGCGAAATCCTCTGCGGTCGACACCGACTTTACGGCCAAGCTGGTGGACGTGGGGCCGGACGGGTTCGCCCAGAACCTGACTGAAGGTATTTTGCGAGCGCGCTATCGTGAATCGACGACCAGCGCCAAGCCAATCGTTCCTGGAGAGATCTACGAGTACAAGATCGATCTGTGGTCGACGAGCAACGTATTCCTCAAGGGGCACAAGATTCGTCTGGAAGTGAGCAGCAGCAACTTCCCGCGCTTTGACAGAAATCTCAACACCGGCAAGTCCGGCAATGACAGCGAAGAGGGGTTGAAGGCAAACAATACCATCTATCACGATGCCAGCCACCCATCTGCGCTGGTGCTTCCCGTGACCCCGAGGTGA